In the Balearica regulorum gibbericeps isolate bBalReg1 chromosome 3, bBalReg1.pri, whole genome shotgun sequence genome, TTCAGATTCTTCCAAGTAAGAAGTTGCTAGAATGGATAGAAGTTGCTATATGGATAATTGGCTGTGTTGTACAAAATGCAATAATTCAGATGTCTTAGATAATTTTGTTAATGAAGTGGTCGGAATTATTGAGTGCTCTTGCACATATAGAAGCTTCATCTGTGAATTCACACTAGGTTCTGATTTATTGACCTCTGGGTTTGTTCCAAATAGTTAATTGGCTGTTGGAGTTTTAATATGCGGAGGATAGAAACTAGTAAGCAGCAATCTGTATTATTGCACTCCTCTTAAATATACTGCTTGTCCGAAGACAGTAAGCAATGTCCTCTTACTTTTGGTTATGAATACAGACAAAATGACTTCCCttgtttttacagatttttatggAGAATAATTTGCATGTGCTGTTTGTCAGGTGTTGGTGTGGTCTTTGAACTTCATTGAGCCAGTTAATTTCAGGGGTATTTTCAATCTGAAGTGTTTTGTGACTATGTTCCTTCTTGTCTGTATTTAGCACTACAGAAGCAGTTCATCTTTCAGCTCTGAGCAGTTGAAACTTGGTCCAGGGATTGAGATGCAGCTTTCTTCCTGAGTTGCATTGTATTGATAGGGCTTGTATTATGCCTCAAGGAATAAAACTTGGATATTTCTAGCTTGTTCTTGTACTAGTACCATTGTTCTGGGAATGCATTCTCTGATACAAAAGCTTTATGAAGATAAGGCTGTGATAGAGAGGCAGCACAACTAACAGCTACTTAAGGATTAAGAAAACCAGAATATGGAAGAAAGTAAATTATTTGAGGCTCGCTCTTGGTTTTTAGATTGCCTTCCTGGTATACGTAGCAAAATTCATTGACTGAGCTCCTTTACATTATGGATGCTCCAGCATTGATTATGTTTGACAGGAAAGATGCAAAATATATGTTATCTGTCTAGTTTGATGACCTCGTATGCTTTGGTCCACTTTGTACATACTTTACGTTTATATGCGAGCTTATAGTTGCTCTAATgcaaaaaatatcttctatATCTTTTTAGTAGTTGTCATTGTGGTCTAGCACACCAGTGTCTGCTACCTGAGCTGTGTTAACTGTACTGAGCATTACAGCACCATATCAATGGAAAATAGACATTTAGAGTATCTTGCTGTGTTTCATATTAAAAAGCAGtaggaaaatgtatttccttgtAGTAACTTGACTAAAATGAAAAGTTACTAAACCTGTGGAATAGTACCAATTTAAATGAGTGTATGAAATGCCTTAATTAATTTGTCCCATATTGCAGCTGTAGTCATTCTCCCGATATTGTAATTGTGGAAGATGATAACGAAGAAGAATATGCCCCTGTAATTCAAGGGGATAAAAACACAGAATCGATTGCTGTCGCAGCTAATGATCCCCTCAGCCCTGTCAGTGACAGTACAAGCCCACTCATGTCAAGTGCTGTACAGCTGAATAACCAGTCAACTTTAACTGCAGAAGATCCGGTCTCAATGATGGATTCCATACTCAATGAAAATGGAGTAATTTCACAGAATATAAATCTTATTGGAAAGTGAGTAGCCtggtcttttgttttttcaagtattACAACGGATTGACTGAAGTAAAAGAACAGAATAGTAGTTTCTATTGAGAACTTCAAATTTATAGGTCacctttaaagtattttaagataAGACTTCGATTTACATCCTGAAGCAAGTGAGTTGGAGTGCGTAATTTCACAGTGTCATGTTGTGGATGTAGTTGTTGCAACTGTCAGGATTTATCTGCATAGTTCTTGCAGGCAGATGGGACTCCATGAGGATTACCCGGATGCAAGAATTGCATCTCCGCTAAAGTCATGTCATAGTGTTACGTTGATGTGATAGCTGTTTCAAAGTACCTGTCTATTTTACTTGGGTTCTACTCTAAAGAGGCTaaaagttttttcatttttttccagaggttgTTTCTAATGAAAGACTTAGTTCATTCTAGTTTTGGTGAAGATTTTTAGATACATGTAGTGCATCTGTGTAAAGCTTAATTGtggatttctcttccttttgttaAGGGATACAGcaataaaatactatttatcTTTTAGAGTTGAACTTCTGGATTATCTTGACAGTATCGACTGCAGTTTAGAGGACTTCCAGGCTATGCTATCAGGACGACAGTTCAGCATAGGTCCAGATCTCCTGGTCGATgtaattttcactgttttttaagTATTTGGTAATACGTTATGGAACATATTTGTGTGGGTTGTTACTGTTTAAAATAGACTTAAAacacaacactttttttttttttttgcctttcttcctcttaaaaaaagggaagttaTAAATATTTGTGAACATGTGTTTCTGGGACACTGGTATAATTCTCAGTGCTACACCACTATGCAAGTGAATGCTTAAGTTTTTGATTGAAGAATGGCCACCTTAATGAAATAATGCTTATATTTGTTGCTATGTGAATTCAGATACCAATTAGATCCTCTTGCTTTGAAATAGCATCTGTCATCTGTGGTCTTCTCAATGAACTGGGGTTAAAAAGGCTCTTGGCATGTATTTTACAAGTTTCTCTGCCATTTCAGGTTATTTCTCAGGAATATGTATATGTTTTCAATTTCTCTTCAGATTTACATTGAGTAGATTGGtctaggttggaagggacctgtgcaggtcatctagtccagcccccttATTCAAAGCAGGGGCCAGCTTGAAAGATCATGTTGCTCAGGACCTTGTTGACTCAAATTCCAAAATCTCCAAAGATGTTAGATTCCACAGCCTCTCGGgtgcctgttccagtgcttgactcTTCTTCGTGAAGAATTTCCTTATGTCAGTCACAGTTTTGCCTGCAGCAGCTTGTAGCtcttgcctcttgtcctttgtCCACATCTGCGGAGTTTGTCTTCTCCGTAACACCTCTTTAGAAGCAGTGAAAGAGAGCAGTTATCCTCCCTTGTCTACCCTCTCCAGACAAGATTAGCCAAGCTCCCTCACCCTTTTGTATGTGGTGGTAACCTCCCAAACATCTGTGGCCCTCCAGACGCCCTCTAGGTTGAAAACTCTTGTACTGGGAGGCCTAAAACTGGACACTCCCGCAACTGGCCTCAGGTGCTGTGCAGAGAGAAATTACAGCTTCCACTGACCTCCTGGCTATGCTTTGCCTGTAGCAGAGCATGCCTCCCTGTAGCAGGGCCGTGCTGCTGGCTTATGGTAGGGTGGCGTCTGCCGCGACTCCCAAGTCCCCTGTCCATTTGTTGTCTAACCTGGGCCAGCGTACGGGGTTATTGCATCCTAACTGCATTTGGCTGCTGAACCTGATGGGGTGCCTGTTGGCCCCTCTCCCACCTTGCTGAGATCCCTCTTAACAGCAAGCTCTGCTCTCCCATCTACTGATGACTCCTTCCAGTTTGGCATCACTTGCAAACTTGGTCAGGATGTGTACACTTCCTTAGTGTACACAGAATTCTCCAGGTGGCAACATAAGAAGGAATCAGTATTGTAAGACAGCAGCAAACCATGTTAGTCTAAGTTAGATATAATATAGTTGTTTCCTTTGTGACTGAGGTTCATGGAATTCCAAACCATTACGCTCCAAAGCtagattttctttgcaaaagtgGCAACTACCTACCTTTAAATAAACTCTAGTCCTGATAGAGGGTGAAAACATTAAGCACAGGGATTGTTCTCACATGTGCAGATGTGATGCTCTTGTATTCTTACTAGCAACATCGAGATACCTAAAACTTGATGTGTTTTGTCTTATTCAGCTTTTTACAAGCTCCGTGCAGATGAATCCCACAGATCATATCACTAATACCAAAGTAAGTCTTAAATCCGTCGCTCAATGTACACAGTAGTGAGAGATGGAAACTTTATTCATcctttactgttttctttactgGTATAATAGCACTTTTTTCATGCTCTGGCTTTGAAGACTTCCATGAGAATAGGAAGGCTGCAGCTGAATTCATCCTGTTCGTTAGGTTTtagacagaaaagggaaaagcatgCTAATTAATAATGTTCTTTAAAACTCTTACCTTGAGGCCAATACCTGTACATTAGACCAGTCTCTCGACTTCTGTATCCTCTAAGATTTTAGTACTTACAAACATGATTACACACTTTGTCAGAACAGTTTCATCTGTACTGTCTGGTGGGAAAAGAAACGCGAGAATAGGCAGTAGAGCAAAGATCTAGCTAGCTCTTTGAATTTGTCCTGTTCATTTATGAGCATTAGTTTTGGTTCTTGCTTGAGTAAGTCTGTGTTTccatttcacattttctaaGCCAGGGTCTATTAGTATGGGTAACTGATACCACTGCATCCCTTCGCAAATAGAAATTGAAATTTTTTGACTAGCTGGTCAGCTGTGTTCTAGTGGCATTGTAAAAGGCTTTAAGCAtgtggttttttgctttcatttccagatGGAGGCAAAGGGCATAGAAACTACCAAGAATAATGCTGGTCCAGCAGCTTCACAGGAAACACAAGTTTCTAAACCTAAATCAGGTGAGTTTGTAGGGTTTTGTTTGAAACAGGTTTTTAGAACAATGCTTGTTCAACTATATCTCAGTTATTTGCTCTTTGTCTGGTATTGTGTCATGCTGATAAGCaaataaccaaaacaaaatacttagTATACTTGCTTTTTAGGTTTTTGGCACTGCACCAGGTACAGAGAAACTGATGTTTTTGCAGGAGAATCTGATCAAATGATGTCATGCATGAATGttttaaatgactgaagaaTTGTCACAAACACCtataatgtttttttattaattattctttACATAAATTCTGTGGGCTGGATTTTGTGTTTCCTCCTTCTGCATGTAGAAAGGCTTGTGAACTGATCATgttttgggattatttttttccctcagataAGCAGCTCATACAGTGGACTGCGTTTCCACTGCTTGCATTCCTCGATGGGAACCCTGGCTCTGCTGTGGAGAGTGGGAGCTCCGCAGCTGAAACTCCTTCCTCCGTtgacaaagccctggaggtgGACGAGCTCCTGGAGAGCAGCCTGGacccccagcccacccagaGCAAACTGGTGCGGCTGGAGCCGCTGACAGAGGCAGAAGCGAGTGAAGCCACGCTGTTCTATCTATGTGAACTTGCCCCAGCACCCATGGATGCAGACATGCCTTTCTTGGATAACTGACGTAATGGGGACTCTGTACATAGTCATGAAGATGAACTATTTATTTAGAATATTGTTTGGTATATGAGTTTTTTGTAAATCACTGTTTTATGTAACCAGGTAACGTGGAATCTACAACACCTTTCCTATGTTACTTCTTGCAAGCAGTTGTTTTAACTACAGGGTTAGACAAGCTGTCAGACATGGTTGGCAATACCAAGTCAGACTGTTACTGTACTGATGTCAAACACTTGGTATTATGCATATCGCTAAATATCCCAGGTAACCAAACACTTGTTAATAGTAAGCTTTGATTTATGATTTCTTATACTTTTGGTCTTACATATGATGATGTAAACTAGTAGTGTATGGTTAGGGAGCACTGACTTTCTgtatcttgggttttttctattttttacaacattttgtTTAACAAACATGAGgcttttttggggtgggggggaccaGGACCTGatgtaggctttttttttccctgcttgaACTGGGAACAAAGTGCCTGTACCTTGCTAAATCTGGTTCTGCCTTACTTTCACTTCAGTGGAAGTGCTCACACATAGCACAAACTGGGGAAAAGTTCCTTACAGCCACCAGGCCCCTTGACTGCATGAGTACTTTTAACTTGGACCATCTACGCTGAGAGAATAAATGTTACTTAAGTGTGGTACGTGTTAAGAGTCAGTTCTTATTCCATGGAGGTTTAACAGCCTGTGGTTTTCATGCCTCAGTAGCTGTGCAATGAGGTCTGCTGCTATGTGTGTTCATGGGGAAATGGTTTCATTGTCTCCAAACTTGCAGGTTTACTTACAAGCCTCCAGAGCACGTGGCCAATGCAGCAAACTGTGTTTTGCCCTAGTACTACACAAGGGACTGTTTTCTCCTCTGGCTTTACTGAAAGGTGTGGCAGAGCCCATAGCTTTCCTTCTGCTGGAAGAGCTTTACCCCTGCTCAGAAGGTCTTTCCATTATCACTTTTACCAAGTCCTTGCATGTCTGTTATGTGAACTTGTGGTAGTTGTTACACAGCTGCATGCCAGAGGGGTTGCTACACCACCAGGTGAAGGTGGATTTCACCCACTTGTAACTAGATCATCTCACCCTTTCTGTAGGTAGGGAGGTTTGAGAAGTTCCAGTGTGGAAGATGTTCCAGTGAAGGGAGAAACTGACATGCAACACAAAAAACATCTTCCACAATTCTGGCACTgcattcaacttttttttttttttaaaggaatagtCTAGCTGCTTGCAGATAGAGCTGTCCCTCTTACTAATTCAGTGACTAGTTACTTGTCACAGGACTTGGGAACTGCTCTATTAAAACTGGTGCTGAGGTGTTTTACTCAAACCTAACACACACAGGTGCAATCCAGTGCAGTAGCAGTCAAAGTAGGAATGCAGGTACAAGCATGAGGCATGTTTGTGTTTGCATCCCTCTCTGAAAAAGGCACAGAGAACTGGCAGAAAACTTCACACAGGGACTACGGGTGATTTCCTGGGAGCCAGGAACCAACAGCCTTCCAGGTGTACTTTGTGGCACTGTCACCTGTGTCACATTACTCCTCAGGCAATAAGTGCTATAAAGCTGCTTCTGTTCCATCCTAGGATGAGAAGATACTATCCCCTATGTATGAGACAAAGTAATTGGACATCATCatccaaatttatttattaataacatAACAATATATTCCAAATTAGTACAAGCCTTTACTAACCATGCCATTACCATCCCAAGTTTGGCAGAGATGTCAAACTTCTGCCATAACTGTCAGTGTTTAGGtgcagaattaaaataagagCTTACAGAATAATTGGCAACAGGAAGTAGCAGTATAGACACCACAGTACCAGGTCAGCATGACATCTGCTGAGGGCTCTAGGGTCACTCCCAGGCAGGCTGCTCTAGGCTCAAGTTGTAGGAAGTAGCAAGGGGagagaaatgcagcagcagcttaCATCAGTTACAAAGCTGCAAGCACAAAAGCAGTGAAGATTTCCTAACTGCACAGGAACTATATGGTACGTCAATCAGAGTAATGTCTTCCCTCATGCCTAGATTTAGACTTCTAGGCTCAAGTCCATCTCTGGCAATGGCCAACAAGCAGTAAATGCCTAATACcttaaaagatttcaaaatttaGAGCCTCAAATATATTAAGAAACACTTCTGTTGAAACCTCAGTTAATGCAAGTCTCTTTTAGTTACTGTCATTGCAGTGTTCCTTTTCctccacttctttttcttaaccACAATACTCAAAAAATTCCTCTAAAGGGCTTACACAGTTTTCACCACTCATCTCCTTGCAAACTGTGATTGTAGCTTGGCCAAGTAAGTGGTACacaaaacagcaataaattaCAGCACAACTATCCCatttaaactactttttaaaaaaataatacataaatgCACATTGTAAACAGGTGCTTTAAAAACATGCTTCTGAGCATCTGATACCAGGATGTTTTTCCCCAGGGCCTCCTGTCTGCAAGGGGACACAGTGGGCCCCGCAGCACCAAGGAGGGCACCCATCAGCTCCTCCGCAGCCTCCCCACCCAACATCCGTGCTACAGGTACTGCCACCCTTCGTGCGGGAAGAGGTCAGGCTTTAGTGCCAAAATGCTGCAAGACATCCAGTCATTCCAACACGTGCGGTTTTGAGTCTAACCACGCTTACTCAAGACTTACTTTGGAATCAAGGCAACAGGGATCAAAGGCAGCCAGCCCCTCCTTGCAAAGCCTGATCTAATATTCTCCTTACCCTAATTAATacttgcactttttttccctacaacTATTTAATGCaattgaggggggaaaaaaccctctttccAAAAAGTCTTGCTTGATGTTACATCCAATGCTCCCGAAGCACTCAATCTAGGAGTAATGCTATGAAAGCCATCATTATAGCAATTGTCACTGAGCTCAGATAGAAAAAGTCATTTAGTGAAATGACAAAAGACATGATTCAAGGTAATCATGCAGCATAAAGCAGGGTATGACTACATGGAtagcacacacacgcacacacacgtaTTTACAACTGCACTATTATCTGGAATACTGTTTGTTTCAAAGACACGGTAAAGCTAGCACAATCTCCCTGGAGAGCCGCGCAGCTTAGTCAAAGTCACGGTTTGTAAGAACCAGTGGAGCAACCAGAGTCCACACATAAAGCACAATGCCAATCCAGCTGGAAGATATCTTCACCCAGACAGACGGCCATTTGCTGGTCATTGTCTCATAAGAAGAATCCGGActgtgaaagaaggaaaagaaaaaagttaatttgcaATTCTTGTTTCAATGTGACATACTTGTGTAGTAAGCCACTCTTCAACACTGTTTTCTCAGTACATCATTTctataataaattaattcatttaataTAATCCTTTCACTTCAGCTCCACACCTCAAAGGACATCTCTACCCTTCTCCTCCCAGGCCATTCACACCAATCTGTACAAGAACACCATTTTTAAGTTGGTGGAAAGCAACAGCAGcccaaaaaatatttagcaaaaaaagctgttaagaagcagaaataattacaaGGAATCTCTAAGCAAGTCTGTGGAAAGGCAGGAAACAGCATTTATAGATATACATAATGCATTCTACCTTGCCAAAAGACAATGCCTAGAAGAATTCATAATCTTGAGGTCATACTGAACCAAGCAGGGCCGCAAATATAATCCACAGCAGGACTATCTATCTAGAGTTAACTTTTGAAGGAAACACTTTTCTAGTGTTGCTATTTTGATACAAATTGTCCTTTAATAAATTGTTAGAGACCATAATTTATTAAATTCTGAAGAATATCTGCTCAAGCTGTTACCATAATAACCACTCACACATAGGAGGACTAttgtgaggatttttttcagggagCAGACAACCTAATTTCCTTCCACCAGACCCTATCACAGAACAGCtaaggttggaagggacctctggaggtcatctggtccaggCCCTCTGCTAAAACAGGGAGAGCtacagccagttgcccaggactgaggatctccaaggacagagactccacaatctccctgggcaacctgtgccagtgcttggtcagCCTTTCAATGATaatgtgtttcctgatgttcagaaggAATCTCCCATGTTTCAGtgtgtgcccattgcctctggtcctgtcactgggcgcCACTAGAAAGaccccagctccatcccctttgcaccctcccttcaggtacttaTATACATTGACAAGATCCCCCGAGCCTTCTCGTCCCCAGGctgagcagctccagctctctcagcctctcctcataccacaaatgctccagtcccttcatcatccttGTGGCCCTTTGCcagactctctccagtatgtccatgtttCTCTTGTACTAGGGAGCCCAGGATGGACCCAACAGTCCAGgtgtggtctcaccagtgctgagcagaggggaaggatcaaCTCTCCCTCAACCTACCAATATGACATGTCCcatctctcctttttccagCCCTCTGTACCAGACATGGGCCTGGTGTTTACTTATTTTTAGTTGTTATAGAATTTAAGACTTTGTCCTGTTCACTTCAGCAGGACATACTTTAACAGTCCAGTGAATCCTGAGAATTATCCTAGAAAATACGATAGGCACTTGTGAACAAGGCTGGCTACTCtgattttcaaatacaattaatttaaGATAGATAAACAGCATACTTCCTATGAGAAGTCCAATTCAAGACTTGCATCCCTCACAGCACACAACTTTTGTCTTCTTGTCCACCAAAAGATAGCATCTTGTATGCTTTTTATTAGCACAATATATTATCAAACGTAAATACCTGTACCAGTTGGTGAGCGTCATCATGATATAAAGTGATGCCAGGAAaagcatgaaatgaaagaaggagTAACTGTAAGTGACTCCATCCCTCTCGTTATCTATGGCTCGGTGAACATCATCTCCATCATCAAGGGAGCCATCACTCCTGGGCATTCCATCCTCTATCAGTGTTGATTCATCGCTGGTCAGCATCAGCTTGTTAACTTGGCTGTTGTTGGATGTTCGGATGCTGTGTTTGACAGGAAAGGACACAGTACAGTTACCCATATAAATACAATTTAGTATCCGACAATGAGAAGTAATACAAgttaacaggattttttttttttttaaaagaatcttACCTTGAATAGAGAACacacagcaaaaacaaaaccagtccTACAATGCCTTGTGCATCCCACCACTGAACTACCTGACCCTGGGTTGGAGCGGTGGTGCTGTTGTAACCAATGATGCTCAGCAAACTCGGGTTACAGCGCCTGTCTGTGGGGGAAACTACATTAGAACTTacacaaaacaagaacagaacaaatatttaatagtaCATTTTCACACTGAATTTCAGCACGGTAATAGAAAGGAACTTTGTGATTGTGACAGtcttgaagtaaaaaaaaaaaagctctgaatcTTATTTTAGCCTATTGAGTCTCTCTAAAGCAGGTAAATGACAGTATGTGGCATAAAAATTTGTCTCTTAGAGCAGATAAAAGGCTTTCAAACTTATGTAAGATACGCATCAACTGCTTTACTGTTCCAGCTCATATCAGATGcaacaaaatacaaatgctcTGCATatgaaacttcagaaattctACCGCTAGAAAACAAGTTTGACAAACATATATACTCTATAGATGGGGTACCACAGTCATCTCAGAGTTTCATATTATCAACAGTTCCCAACCCAACATCTACAGATAACACAGATGAAAGCAGCAATCTCATTTCCCCATAATTATTGCAGTAATTAGATATGACTCATATGTATGCTGTtacacagaagcacagaagacTGTCCATAATTAAGATAAAAGGGCCAGAGACtcaattaaaaaccccaaaatcagTATCTGGTAGTTTGATTTAATCACCagaatttctgaatttatttgtatttttttaaagagatgctcatctgttttcagagacaAGAATCATtgaaaacaatacattttttaaaatcctcagttcagaaaaatataatcagTAGCATCTTGAAACTTCCTAGGGAGATGATCCTTTCAACAGCTTGAAAGGGTTGTGGTAATCTGCAAAATCTAAGTTTTAGAATACTGTAGTCCTGCCAATAATAGGTAGAAATTCTTCCATACGATAAACATAAGAGCAAGTGAAAAACACATTATCTTTGGAATAACTATTTCTTCAGTATTATTACAGAAAGTTGGAGTGGGGGGGGAGAACACAAACCAATGAGTCCTGCCTTGAACTTGCATGCATTATAGTACTTCATTCTAACACTGCCTCACAAAAAGGTGAAGATACAATTTACTGCTGGTTACCCCAAAAGCCATATAATGCTACTACACTTACCTGGTTCATTGGTCATAGCTGACCAAGTCAAATACATTGTATAAATAGTGATGACAGAAGACTGCAGCAAACCAGATCTTGGCTGAGATTCCTGTACAAAGTAGTCACAAAACAGCACAGTTAGGCAATTAAATGGTCTCGGGCACAATTATATTACAGGTTTCTGGGGCTGGTAACACAAAGGTAACAGAATTAAAACTGTACCTGAATCTTCGGCAGAATTGACATTACAGAAGCACCGATACACAGCAGCATATTAACACTGATGAATGTCTTGTTTTCAGAACAACCTTCTGGATGAGTGtaataaacataaaacaagACAATGGCTACTAGAGACAGCAGGTAATTGACAGCTGTAGctgacagcagagctgtgaaagaGACAAAAACAGAGTTAAACTGCTTAATAATGGAGCATGCCAAAAATTAAATGATGTTGCACGATTATCATGTTTTGGATATGGTATACAATGACAATtatagagcagctctgggcacTGAAATGTAAAGGAACTAAGTTCTTCTCAATACTCTGAGGTgatagaaagaaagaacacagtAAGTGGGAAGCCTGAAGCCATACTAGATTCTCCAGTGCTCTAACAGCAACCAAGAAGAACAAGTATGAAGGAATAAACAGTTATACCACATACATTGTGGctaaaagcttaaaaaagaaactgaagaactACTTCTccaatagaaggaaaaaataaactcttatCTTTTCAAATTCCatcttattaaaaacattaaagagtgAAGAGGCCATCCCACAA is a window encoding:
- the SERINC1 gene encoding serine incorporator 1 produces the protein MGGVLGLCSMASWIPCLCGSAPCLLCRCCPSGNNSTITRLIYAFFLLLGVSVACVMLIPGMEEQLKKIPGFCDGGMGTTIPGVHGHVNCDVLVGYKAVYRVCFGMAMFFLLFSLLMIKVKSSNDPRAAVHNGFWFFKFATALAISVGAFFIPEGPFTTVWFYVGMAGAFCFILIQLVLLIDFAHSWNESWVEKMEEGNSRCWYAALLSATAVNYLLSLVAIVLFYVYYTHPEGCSENKTFISVNMLLCIGASVMSILPKIQESQPRSGLLQSSVITIYTMYLTWSAMTNEPDRRCNPSLLSIIGYNSTTAPTQGQVVQWWDAQGIVGLVLFLLCVLYSSIRTSNNSQVNKLMLTSDESTLIEDGMPRSDGSLDDGDDVHRAIDNERDGVTYSYSFFHFMLFLASLYIMMTLTNWYSPDSSYETMTSKWPSVWVKISSSWIGIVLYVWTLVAPLVLTNRDFD